A stretch of DNA from Rathayibacter sp. VKM Ac-2762:
GGGCTCCGCGCACCGGCGGAGCATCCCGAGGAGCCGCCGCCGGGACTCCGAGTCTTGTGCGATCCGCCCGCTCCGCGGCTCCGACCCGCCTCCGTTCACACGCTCGAAACCTGCCGATGACACGGCGGCGCTCGGCGTGAGCGGTCGAGCTCCCGGAGGTGTCGTCAGGGAGGCGGGGGATCGGCGGGTCGAGGTCAGGGGCGGGTGAGGAGGCGCCCGGCGGGCGGGACCGTCGCGGCGGTGACGCGGCGGCCGCCCACCCAGGTGGCGGCGACGGCGCCGCGGAGGACGCGGCCCTCGTAGGCCGAGACGGGGTTCCGGTGCGAGAGGGCGTCGACGTCCACGCGCCACTGCGCCTCCGGGTCGAACGCGACCAGGTCGGCGTCGGACCCCGCGTGCAGCAGGCCCTTCTGGCCGAGCCCGGCGAACGCGGCGGTCGCCGTGGACATCCAGGCGACGACCTGCTCGAGCGGGATGCCCCGCTCGCGGGCCCCGGTCCAGACCGCGCGGAAGCTCAGCTCGAGTCCCGAGATCCCGCCCCAGGCGACGCCGAAGTCGCCGCCCGCGGGGAGCTTCAGCTCGGCGGTGGCGGGGGAGTGGTCCGAGGCGATGATGTCGATCGTCCCGTCGAGCAGCCCCTTCCAGAGCAGCTCGCGGTTGCGCTCGTCGCGGATCGGCGGGCAGCACTTGAACTGCGTGCCGCCGTCGGGGATCGAGCCGGCGTCGAAGGTGAGGTAGTGCGGGCAGGTCTCGGCGGAGATCGGCAGCCCCTCGGCCTTCGCCTCGCGCAGGAGCGGCAGCGCGTCGGCGGAGGAGAGGTGCAGGATGTGCGCGCGGCAGCCGGTCTCGCGGACGGCCTCGATCACGTGCAGGATCGCGCTGCGCTCGGAGGCGGGCGGGCGGGAGTCGACGAACGCGCCGTAGGAGGCGCCGGGCTCCAGCGCGCTCGCCTCCAGCTCGGCCGGGTCCTCGGCGTGCACGATCAGCAGTCCGTCGAAGGCGGCGATCTCGCGCATCGCCTCGACGAGCTGCTCCCGGCTCAGGTGCGGGAACTCGTCCACGCCGCTCGGCGAGAGGAAGCACTTGAAGCCGAAGACGCCCGCGTCGTGGAGCTCGCGCAGCGTGCCGAGGTTCGAGGGGATCGCCCCGCCCCAGAATCCGACGTCCACCTGCGCCTGCGGCCCGGCGGCCGCGCGCTTGGCCTCGAGTCCCGCCACCGTGGTGGTCGGCGGGATCGAGTTCAGCGGCATGTCGATGATCGTGGTGACGCCCCCGGCTGCGGCCGCGCGGGTGGCGGAGGCGAAGCCCTCCCACTCCGTGCGGCCCGGCTCGTTGACGTGCACGTGGGTGTCGACGATCCCCGGGACCAGGACCTGGCCCTCGGGGAGGACGATCTCCTCCGTGGTCCGCCAGGGGGCGTCCCGCTCGCCGACCGCGACGATCAGGCCCTCGGCGATCGCGATGCTGGCCGGACGCCGGCCGTTCTCGGTCAGCACGTCGGAGGCGCGGATCACGAGGTCGAGGAAGGGAGCGTCGTCAGGCATGGATCGACCCTATACTCGGCATGTTTCCTGCGTGTGAGCGTCCGTCGGCGGCTCCGCCCGGCCTCCCCGCAGCCCCGGCGCCGTCGCCTCCCGTCCGAGAAGAGGAGGCCGTCGTGCTCGACATCGCCGACCCCCTGCTCGAGCGCGTCGAGGCGGGCGGGAGCGTCGCGGTCGTCACGGTCACGCACGTCCTCGGCTCGGCTCCCCGCGCTCTCGGGTCCTCGATGGCGGTGGACGCGGAGGGGCGCGCGATCGGCTCGATCTCCGGCGGCTGCGTCGAGGCGCAGGCGTACGCGCTGGCCCAGGAGGTGCTCGGCACCTCGGGCAGCGCGTCCGAGCACTTCGGCTTCGACGACGAGGCGGCCTTCGCCGCGGGCCTGTCCTGCGGGGGGCAGCTGCGCGTGTTCGGCCAGGTCGTCGACTCCGGCTCCACCGCGGTCCTCGCCGAGCTGCGCGCCGCCCGCGCCGGCCGCTCGGCCGCGCTGGCGATCGTCGTCGGCGGCCCGGAGGAGCTGATCGGCCTCGTCCTCACCGGAGCGACGCGCCTCCAGGACGTCGTCGGCCCGCACCTGGACGAGGACACCGCCCGCCGCATCCTCGCCGAGCGCGAGGCGCGCCTGGCCTCCGGCCGCTCGGCCACGGTCGAGACCACCTGCCGGAGCGCCGAGCTCGAGATCGCCTACATCGTGCACGCCGAGCGGCCGCGCCTGCTGATCTACGGCGCCGTCGACTTCTCCGCCGCGCTCTGCTCCGCCGGATCCCTGCTCGGCTACCGCGTGACCGTCTGCGACGCGCGTCCGGTGTTCGCGACCGCCGAGCGCTTCCCCGGCGCCGACGAGGTCGTGGTCGAGTGGCCGTCCGACCACCTCGCCCGCGCCGAGGTCGACTCGCGCACCGTGATCGCGGTGCTCACGCACGACGAGAAGTTCGACATCCCGCTGCTCGAGACCGCGCTCGCGCTCCCGGTCGTCTACGTCGGCGCGATGGGATCGCGGCGCACCCACGAGCGGCGGCTGCGGCTGCTGCGCGAGGCGGGAGTGACGGAGGAGGCGCTCGCCCGCCTGCACTCGCCGATCGGCCTGGACATCGGCGCGTCGACGCCGGAGGAGACGGCCGTGTCGATCCTCGCGGAGGTCCTCGCCGCGCGCACGGGGACGTCCGGGGAGCCGCTCGCGGGGCGCTCGGGCCCGATCCACGCGGCGCGCTGAGCCGCACGTCCTCCCCTGACGGCGCGCCGTCGTGATCGCGCCGGCCTGCTCGCACTCCGGCGGGAAACGGCCGCGAAACACCGCGCTGCCATGCTCGGGGCATGCAGCGCCACGTCCTCACCGGAGCCCACGTCGCCACCGTCGACGCGCACGGGACCGAGCACCCCGTCGGCCACGTCGTCGTCGACGACTCCCGCATCGTCGCCGTCGGAGCCGGCGACCCTCCGGCGTGGGCCCTCGACGGACGGTCCCCGACGGGCCTGCCGGCGCAGGAGGCGATCGCGCTCACGCGGGTCGACGGCCGCGGCCACCTGCTCACTCCCGGGCTCGTCAACACGCACCACCATCTCTACCAGTGGCTCACCCGCGGCTGGGCGCAGGACTCGATCCTCTTCGACTGGCTCGTCGCGCTCTACCCCGCCTGGTCCCGCATCGACGCCGACCTGACCCGCTCCGCCGCCCTCGGCGCGATGGGCGTCCTCGCCCGGTCCGGCTGCAGCACCGTCGCCGACCACCACTACGTCTTCCCGCGGGGCTCCGGCGACATCGTCGGCGGCATCGTCGACGCGGCCGGCACCCTCGGCCTCCGGCTGCACGCGACCCGCGGGTCGATGGACCTCGGCGAGTCCCGGGGCGGCCTCCCGCCGGACTTCGCCGTCGAGACCACGGCGGCCGCGCTCCAGGCCAGCGGAGAGGCGGTCCAGCGGTACCACGACGCCTCCGCCGACGCGATGGTGCGGGTCGCGATCGCCCCGTGCTCGCCGTTCTCGGTGACCACCGACCTGCTGCGAGAGTCGGCCGTCCTCGCCCGTCAGCTCGGGGTCCGGCTGCACACCCACGGCTCCGAGACCGTGGAGGAGGACGCCTACACGCAGGAGGCGTTCGGCCTCTCGCCCACCGACCACCTGGAGTCGCTCGGCTGGCTCGGGGACGACGTCTGGATGGCGCACTGCGTCCACCTCGACGCCGACGCGATCGCGAAGTTCGCGGCCACGGGCACCGGAGTCGCGCACTGCCCGTCCTCGAACGGCCGGCTCGCCGCGGGCATCGCGCCGATCCCGCAGCTGCTGGCGGCAGGAGCACCGGTCGGCCTCGGGGTGGACGGCGCGGCGTCGAACGAGTCCGGTCAGCTCGGCTCCGAGATCCGCGCCGCGGTGCTGATGAACCGCCTGCGCGCCGGCGCCGACCGGATGAGCGCCCGGCAGGCGCTCTCGGTCGCCACCATCGGCGGGGCCCGGGTGCTCGGCCGGCAGGACGAGATCGGCTCGATCGAGGCCGGCAAGCTCGCCGACCTCGCGCTCTGGCGGATCGACGGGATCGAGCACGCGGGCATCGCGGACCCGGTCGCGGCGCTCGCACTCGGAGCGCAGCCCCCGCTGAGCCTGCTCCTGGTGCAGGGTCGCCCGACGGTGCGGGAGGGACGGCTGGTGAACGCGGACGAGGACGCGATCGCCCGCGAGGTCGCCCGGGCGAGCACGGAGCTGGCCTCGCGCGACTGAGCTGCGGCGGCCGATCGGCGCTCAGCCCGTCGTCGTTCAACCGGGCGGCGCCTCCGCGTCGACGGTAGCGACCGGGGCGGCGTCCGGGTGCAGGAGCCTCCAGATCCGGTCGCGGGAGAGCGGCAGCTCGGTCGGCCTCACGCCGATCGCGTCGCGGACGGCGTTGGCGAGTGCGGGGGCGACCGGGTTGTAGGGCGCCTCGCTCATCGACTTCGCGCCGAACGGCCCGAGCTCGTCGGCGGTGTCCGCGAAGAGCACCTCGGTCTCGGGCACGTCCGCCATCTGCGGGATGTGGTAGTTCCGGAGGATCGCCGTGGTCACGGTGCCCTCGCCGTCGAGGATCACCTCCTCGTACAGCGCCGAGCCGATCGCCTGCGCCACTCCGCCCTCGACCTGCCCGCGGCACTGCGCCGGGTTGATCACGAAGCCGGCGTCGGCCGCCTGGACCGACTGCAGGATCCGCACCTCGCCCGTCGGCTCGTGCACCGCGACGCGGAAGCCCTGGACGTTGAACGCGAGCGAGCGCTGAGCGCCGTCCTCGCTCCCGGTCGCGGTGACCGGTCCGCCGGCCGCACGGACCAGATCGGCGAACGCGACCCGGGTGCCGTCCGGAGCGAGCAGGCCCTCGTCGTCGGGCTCGAAGGTCTCGTCGTGCCCGGTCAGCCGCTTGGCGAGCGCCTGCAGCTCGGCGAGGAGGCGCGTCGCGGCCGAGTGGACGGCCTTGCCCGCGACCACCGTGCCGGCGCTGCCGAACGCTCCGGTGTCGTAGCGGGCCGCGTCCGTGTCGGACTGGCGGATCCGCACCCGATCGGCCGAGGCGCGGAAGGCGCTCGCGACCAGCTGCGTGTGCACGGTGGTCGTCCCGTTGCCGAACTCGGCCGTGCCCACGCCGATGGTCAGCACTCCCTCGGCGTCGACGGTGACGGTCGCCTCCGAGAAGTGGCCCCGCGGTGGGATGGTGGCGATCATCGCCAGTGCCGCGCCCTGCCCGGTCCGCCACCCCGGTCCGTCGGGGGCGGGGGAGCCGCCGCCGCCGGCCAGGGCCGCCTCGGTGAGGTCGAGGCACTGGTCGAGCCCGTAGGAGGCGAAGCCGATGTCGTCGCCCTCGACGTGCGTGACCACCAGCGGCTCGCCCGGGCGCACCGCGTTGATCCGCCGCAGCTCGAACGGGTCGATCCCGAGCTCGCGGGCGAGATCGTCCATCGCCGACTCGATGCCGAAGATCACCTGCCCGAGGCCGTAGCCGCGGAACGCCCCCGAGGGGAGGTTGTTCGTGTAGACGGCCTGCGCGTCGACGCGCTTGCTGGGCGCGCTGTAGACGGCGACCGACTCCGAGGTGCCGTGGAACATCACGCCGGGTCCGTGATTGCCGTAGGCGCCGGTGTCCGAGAGCACGTCCACGGCGAGGGCGGTCAGCCGTCCGTCGCGCCGGGCGCCGAGCGTGACGCCGACCCGCATCGGGTGTCGGCAGGGGGCCATCGTGAACTCGTCGCTCCGGGTGAACTCGAACTGCACGGGCCGGCCGGTGGCGAGCACGGCGAGGGCGACGACGTCCTCCGTCAGGATCTCCTGCTTGCCGCCGAAGCCGCCGCCCACCCGGGCCGTGAAGACGCGGACGGTCGACGGATCGCGGTCGAACAGGCGCGCGATCTCGTCGCGCACGAGGAAGGGCACCTGCGTCGAGGTCCGCAGCACCAGCTCTCCGCCCTCGAGCCAGCCGATGGTGCCGTGGGTCTCGAGCGCCGTGTGCGCGACCCGGGAGGTCGAGTACCGGCCCTCGACGACCACGTCGGCCTCCGCGAGTCCGGCGGCCACGTCCCCGTGCTCTCCGTGGAGCTCCGCGACGACGTTCGCCTCCGGCCGGGCGATGCGCGAGGCGATCGGATCCTTGTCGGCGTGCAGGAGCGGCGCGCCGGCCGAGCGCGCCTCCTCCGGGTCGAAGACGGCGGGCAGCACCTCGTAGTCGACCTCGACGGCGCGGCAGGCCGCCTCCGCCTCGGCCACCGACTCCGCGACCACCACGGCCACGCGCTGCCCGCGGAACCGGACGACGGTGTCGAGCATGCGGGTGTCGTCCGGGTCGTCGAGCCGGGACTCGTGGCGGGCGGTGGAGTAGAGGACGTCCGGGACGTCCTCGGCGGTGAGGACCGCGACGACGCCCCGCATCGCGCGGGCGGCGGTCGTGTCTATCGAGCGGATGCGCGCGTGGGCGTGCGGGCTCTGGACGACCTTCAGGTGCAGCAGGCCGGCCACGGCGACGTCGAGGGTGAACGGCTCGCGGCCCTGGACGATCCGCCGGCCGGCGGGCGCGCCGAGCGAGCGGCCGACCCGGGACTCCTCGGCCGACGGGCGACCGGTGCGGCGGACGGGCGTGAGACCCGAGGGCGGGGCCGCGTGCCGTCCGCGGGCCGGGGCCTCCGTGCGATCCGCGCCGGACGGCTCGGCCGCGTGCGCGCCGTGCCCGGACGCGCAGGCGCCCGTCACGGCCTCGCGGATGGGGCGGTAGCCCGTGCACCGGCAGAGGTTGCCCTTCATCAGCCGCGGCACATCCTCGGCGCGGACTCCGTCGAGCGCCGTGGCCGTGACCACCATGCCGGCCGTGCAGAAGCCGCACTGGAACGCGCCGGCCTCGACGAACGCCTCCTGCACCGCGCTCGGCTCCTCGGGCGTGCCGAGGCCGGCCGCGGTCGTCACCTCGCGCCCCTCGACGCGGTGGGCGGGGTAGAGGCAGGAGTGGAACGGCGTCCCGTCGACGAGGACGGAGCAGGCGCCGCAGTCGCCGGCGTCGCACCCCTTCTTCACCTCGAAGTGCTCGTGGTCGCGGAGGAGGGTGCGCAGCACCTGGCCGGGGCGGGGGGAGGCGTCGACCGGCTCGCCGTTGACGGTGAACCTCATCGGCCGCCTCCGGCCAGCTCGGTGCGGATCTCCTCGGCGAGCACGCGGACGACGGCATGGCGCCAGTCGGCGGCTCCGTGCGGGTCGGTGAACCAGGTCGCGACGCCGTCGACGGCCGCGGCGAGCTCGGCCGAGGAGGGAACGGCGGCGAAGCGGAGCAGCTCCGGCCGGACGGTCGCCGCGGTGATCGTGAGCACGAACGCGCCGTCGGTGTCGAGGCGGCCGATGACGACGGCGCCGGAGCGTCCGAGAGGGGAGAGCGCCGTCTTGCGGAACGCGGTGCGCGCCCGGAGGGAGGAGAGCGGGATCTCGATCGAGCGGATGACGTCGTCCTGGGCCAGGGAAGTGGTCATGTTGCCGGTCACGAGCTCGGCGACCGGCACGGCGACGTCCGAGCCGTCGGCCCGCCAGACGAGGACGGTGGCGTCGAGCGCGGCGGCGAGGCTGATCATCGGTCCTGCGGGCAGGGCGTTGGCGATGTTGCCGCCGACAGTGGCGACGTTCCAGATCTTGAAGGAGCCCAGCAGTGCCGTGCAGCACTGGAAGAAGAGCGGATGGGCGGTGTCGCCCGCGTCGGGCATCGCGGCGAGCTCGCTGAGCGTGCAGGTCGCCGCGATCGAGAGCCCGGCGTCCGTGCGCACGATCGGCTCCCACGCGAATCCCTGCAGGTCGAGGAGCTCGTCGAGGTGGTCGTGGGGGAGGGAGAACACCCAGGAGCCGCCTCCGATGACCGCTGAGCGCGGCCCGCGGCCCGCCAGCTCGGAGCGCTCGCGCACCACCCGGACGCGATGGATCGTGTTCAGGTCCATGCCGCGCCTCCGTCCCGCGCCCGTCGGGCGTCTCCCCCCAGTGAACCCCACCCGTGTGACGCCCGTGTTTCCCCACCCCGTCCTCCCGCGGCTCCGCTCCCCGTCCCTCCGGCGGATCCGCCATCCGCTGCGTCCCACCCCGGGCCCCGACCTTGCGGATCAGTGGGCGACCTCCCGATGTCGACCCGCCACCCCCTCGCTCTCCCCCCGAGCCGAACGATCGATCCGCGTGTGAGCGGATCGATCTAGGCGGTCGTCCCCCGCTCTGCGAAAGGTGACCACCCTCTCCGGCCGACTGCGCCGAGCCCGGCGGGGACGGGCTCGGTGTGAAACACCCCCGAGCCGAACGATCGATCCGCGTGCCAGCGGATCGATCTAGGCGGTCGCTCCCCGCTCTGCGAATCGTGACCACCCTCTCCGGCCGACTGCGCCGAGCCCGGCAGGGACGGGCTCGGGGACGAGCACCGCGACCGCGCCGAGCCCGGCGGGGACGGGCTCGGTGTGAAACACCCCCGAGCCGAACGATCGATCCGCGTGCCAGCGGATCGATCTAGGCGATCGCTCCCCGCTCTGCGAATCGCAGCCGCCCTGGAAAGCCGACTGCGCCGAGCCCGGCAGGGACGGGCTCGGGATTCAGCCGAGGCTCGCCACCCACTCCGAGCTGCCGTCGACGAAGGACTGCTCCTTCCAGATCGGCACCGACGCCTTGATGTCGTCGACCAGTGCCGCGCAGGCTTCGAAGGCCGCCGCGCGGTGGGCCGAGGCCACGGCGCAGGCGAGGGCGAGGTCGCCGACCACGAGGTCGCCGACCCGGTGCACGGCGGCGATCCGGACGTCGGGCCAGCGCTCGACGATGCGGCGGGCGGAGGCGAGGAGTGCGGCGGGGGCGTCCGGGTGCGCCTCGTAGGACAGCCGGAGCACGCCGCGGCCCTCGTCGTGGTCGCGGACGACGCCCGCGAAGGTCACGACGGCGCCGTGCGTCGGGGAGTCGACCGCCTGCTCGCACTCGTCGACGGTGATGGCCTCGGCCGCGAGCCGGGCGAGGGCGACCGGCTCAGCGGGCATGGTCGCCACCTCCGAGCTGGTCGAGCAGGTGCCCGATCACCGGGTCGAGCACGTCGATCCCGTCGCGGACGCCGCCGGGGGAGCCGGGGAGGTTCACCACGACGCTGCGGCCGCTGACGCCGGCGAGCCCGCGGCTGAGCACGGCGGTCGGGACGTGGGCGGCGCCCTTGGCGCGCACCGCCTCGGCGAGGCCGGGCAGGGGCCGCTCCAGGAGGGGGGCGGTCTGCTCCGGGGTGACGTCGCTCGGGGCGACGCCCGTCCCGCCGGTGGTCACGACCACGTCGACTCCGCTGCCGATCGCGTCGGCGATCGCCTCGCCCACCGCGTCGCCGTCGGCCACGACGACCACCCGGGACTCCCAGCCGCGGGTGGTGAACCAGGCCTCGAGCGCCGGTCCCGTCCGGTCCTCGTACACGCCGGAGGCGGCACGGGTGGAGGCGACGACCGCCACCGCCCGCCGCGTCACGGGGTTCCTCCGCTCGTCCACGAGCCGCTCCTCCCGCCCGCCTTCGCGAGCACACGGATACCGGTGATCGCGGCACCGCGATCGACCGCCTTGATCATGTCGTAGACCGTGAGGGCGGCCACGCTGACCGCGGTCAGCGCCTCCATCTCGACGCCGGTGCGCCCGGTCGTGCGCACGCGCGCCTCGATCCGGACGCGGCCGTCCTGCGGCTCGAGGTCCACGTCGACGCCGTCCAGCGCCAGCGGGTGGCAGAGCGGGATGAGGGTAGAGGTCGCCTTCGCGCCGAGGATCCCGGCGATCCGCGCCACGCCGAGCGCTTCGCCCTTGGGCAGCTCGCCCTGCTCGAGGAGCCGCACCACCTCGGGTGAGGTCTCGACGTAGCCCTCGGCGACGGCGGTGCGCGCCGTGACCTCCTTCGCGCTCACATCGACCATGTGCACGGCTCCGTCGCCGCGCACATGGGTGAGCCGATCGCTCTCAGTCATCGATCCTCCAGATCTCGACCGTGTCGCCGGTCGCTGCGTGGTCCGTCCCGACGGGGACGTGGATGAGCACGGTGGAGCGGGCGTAGGACGCCAGCAGGTGCGAGCCGGGCCCGCCCACCGGGTGCACGAAGCCCTCGTCGTCGAGGACTCCGCGGCGGATCTGGTGCAGGTGCGCGGGCGAGTCGAGCGCCGTGCCGAGGCGCGCACGGAGCCGCGGCCGCTCGGCGGGCGTCCGTCCCGCGAGCGAGCGCAGCACGGGCCGGAGGAACACCTCGAACGAGACCAGGGCGCTCACCGGGTTCCCGGGAAGCGAGACCACCGGCAGGTGCAGCCCCTCGGCCACGCGCACGAGACCGAGGCCCTGCGGGCCGCCCGGCTGCATCTCGACGTGGCCGAACTCCGAGCCCGCCGGGCCGAGCGCGTCGCGGACGACCTCGTAGGCGCCCGCGCTGACACCGCCGACCGTGATCACCAGGTCGGCCGCGCCCGCGTGCTCCTCGAGCAGCGCCAGGAGGTCCTCGGCCCGATCGCTCGTGCAGGCGGCGACGACGGGCAGCGCGCCCGCCTCGCGGACGGCCTCGGCCAGCAGGGCGCCGTTCGCGTCGTGGATCTGCGCCTCCTCGAGGACGGCGCCTGCGGGACGGATCTCGTTGCCGGTGGGGACGACGAGCACCCGGAGTCGCGGCAGCACCTCCGCCTCGGTCAGCCCGAGCGAGGCGAGGAGTCCGTAGTGGGCCGCGCGGAGGACAGTGCCGGCCGGGAGGGCGAGCTCGCCGCGGCGGGCGTCGCTGCCCCGGGCTCGGACGAAGGTCGCCGGCGCCACCGGGTGCGCGAAGGCGACGCTGCCCTCTGCGGGGAAGCGCGGAGGATCGACGCGCTCGACCGGGACGACGGCGTCGGCCCCCACCGGCAGCGGCGAGCCGGTCATGATCGGTGTCGCCGTGCCGGGCTCGTGCCGCGGCGCCCGGTCGCCCGCGGGGATCGGCGCCGAGACGGGCAGGGCGACGGGATGCTCCGGCGCCGCCGCGTCGAGGTCGGCCGCCCGCACCGCGAAGCCGTCCATCTGCGAGTTGTCGAAGCGCGGCAGGTCGAGCGGGGAGTCGACGGAGCGGGCGAGGACCCGCCGGTCGTACGCGCCCGGATCGGCGGCGACGGCGGCCGGCTCCAGGCTCAGCGTCTCGCGGGCACCCCGCGTGGCCAGCGGCGCGAGCAGCGCCCGCACCCGGGCGGCGTGCAGGTCGATCGAGGTCATCGTGTCCTCTCGCGAGCGGCGGAGCCCGACCGGCGGCGGGACCGAGTCCATCTTGCCGGGTCGCGCCCGGTTCCGCGGCGTAGTGTGAGCGGATGAGCACAGCACTGGGGATCCCGGGCTTCCGGCCCCGACAGCGCAGCGCGGTCCTCCCGGCCGACCGCCCCGCCACCCCGCTCCTCCTGGACACCTACGGGCGCGTCGCGGACGATCTGCGGATCTCGCTGACGGACAAGTGCAATCTGCGCTGCACCTACTGCATGCCGGCGGAGGGCCTGCCGTTCCAGCCGCCCGCGTCCCTGCTCAGCCGTGAGGAGATCCTCCGCCTCGCGCGCATCGCCGTGGAGCAGTTCGGCGTCCGCCAGATCCGCTTCACCGGCGGCGAGCCGCTCCTGCGCAAGGACCTCGTCGACATCATCCGCGACGTCGCCTCCCTCGACCCGCGCCCCGAGATCTCGCTCACCACGAACGCGATCGGCCTGTCGGGTCGGGCGGCGGCGCTCGCCGGCGCCGGCCTGAACCGCGTCAACGTCTCGCTCGACTCGATCTGCGCCGAGACCTTCGCGAAGGTCACCCGTCGCCCGTTCCTCGACCGCGTGCTCGCGGGCATCGACGCGCTCGGTCCCGCCGGCCTGGACCAGACCAAGATCAACGCGGTGCTCCTGCCCGGGATCAACGACCACGAGGCCCCGGAGCTGCTCGCCTGGGCCCTCGCGGGAGGCCACCAGCTCCGCTTCATCGAGCAGATGGCGCTCGACGCCGACCACGGCTGGGACCGCGCGACCATGATCACCGCCGCGGACATCCGGGCGCTGCTCTCGGAGCGCTTCTCGCTCAGCCCGCACGCGGCCCCCCGTGACGGCGCCCCCGCCGAGCTCTTCGACGTCCGCGAGGCCGGGGGGTCCGAGGTGCTCGGCCAGGTGGGGATCATCGCGTCCGTCACCGAGAACTTCTGCGACGACTGCCGCCGCACCCGGCTCACCGCCGAGGGCGGTGTCCGCAGCTGCCTCTTCTCGAACGAGGAGACGGACCTGCTCGGCCCGATGCGCGCGGGCGCGGACGACCACGAGGTCGCCCAGCTCTGGCGCGGGGCGATGTGGGCCAAGCCCGCGGGACACGAGATGAACCGGGCGGGCTTCGTGCAGCCCGAGCGCACGATGAGCGCGATCGGCGGATGAGCATGCGGGTCCGCTACTTCGCGGCGGCCAAGGCCGCCCTCGGCCGTGGTTCCGACGAGCTCGACGAGGTGCCCGACCTGGGCGCTCTCGAAGAGAGACTCGTCGCCTCCGCGCCCTCGGCCGCCGACGTGCTCGCACGGTGCACCTACCTGGTCGACGGCGTGTCGACCGCGGACAGGGCCACGCCGCTGCGTCC
This window harbors:
- a CDS encoding 8-oxoguanine deaminase, encoding MQRHVLTGAHVATVDAHGTEHPVGHVVVDDSRIVAVGAGDPPAWALDGRSPTGLPAQEAIALTRVDGRGHLLTPGLVNTHHHLYQWLTRGWAQDSILFDWLVALYPAWSRIDADLTRSAALGAMGVLARSGCSTVADHHYVFPRGSGDIVGGIVDAAGTLGLRLHATRGSMDLGESRGGLPPDFAVETTAAALQASGEAVQRYHDASADAMVRVAIAPCSPFSVTTDLLRESAVLARQLGVRLHTHGSETVEEDAYTQEAFGLSPTDHLESLGWLGDDVWMAHCVHLDADAIAKFAATGTGVAHCPSSNGRLAAGIAPIPQLLAAGAPVGLGVDGAASNESGQLGSEIRAAVLMNRLRAGADRMSARQALSVATIGGARVLGRQDEIGSIEAGKLADLALWRIDGIEHAGIADPVAALALGAQPPLSLLLVQGRPTVREGRLVNADEDAIAREVARASTELASRD
- the moaC gene encoding cyclic pyranopterin monophosphate synthase MoaC; protein product: MTESDRLTHVRGDGAVHMVDVSAKEVTARTAVAEGYVETSPEVVRLLEQGELPKGEALGVARIAGILGAKATSTLIPLCHPLALDGVDVDLEPQDGRVRIEARVRTTGRTGVEMEALTAVSVAALTVYDMIKAVDRGAAITGIRVLAKAGGRSGSWTSGGTP
- a CDS encoding molybdenum cofactor biosynthesis protein MoaE translates to MPAEPVALARLAAEAITVDECEQAVDSPTHGAVVTFAGVVRDHDEGRGVLRLSYEAHPDAPAALLASARRIVERWPDVRIAAVHRVGDLVVGDLALACAVASAHRAAAFEACAALVDDIKASVPIWKEQSFVDGSSEWVASLG
- a CDS encoding molybdopterin cofactor-binding domain-containing protein, whose product is MRFTVNGEPVDASPRPGQVLRTLLRDHEHFEVKKGCDAGDCGACSVLVDGTPFHSCLYPAHRVEGREVTTAAGLGTPEEPSAVQEAFVEAGAFQCGFCTAGMVVTATALDGVRAEDVPRLMKGNLCRCTGYRPIREAVTGACASGHGAHAAEPSGADRTEAPARGRHAAPPSGLTPVRRTGRPSAEESRVGRSLGAPAGRRIVQGREPFTLDVAVAGLLHLKVVQSPHAHARIRSIDTTAARAMRGVVAVLTAEDVPDVLYSTARHESRLDDPDDTRMLDTVVRFRGQRVAVVVAESVAEAEAACRAVEVDYEVLPAVFDPEEARSAGAPLLHADKDPIASRIARPEANVVAELHGEHGDVAAGLAEADVVVEGRYSTSRVAHTALETHGTIGWLEGGELVLRTSTQVPFLVRDEIARLFDRDPSTVRVFTARVGGGFGGKQEILTEDVVALAVLATGRPVQFEFTRSDEFTMAPCRHPMRVGVTLGARRDGRLTALAVDVLSDTGAYGNHGPGVMFHGTSESVAVYSAPSKRVDAQAVYTNNLPSGAFRGYGLGQVIFGIESAMDDLARELGIDPFELRRINAVRPGEPLVVTHVEGDDIGFASYGLDQCLDLTEAALAGGGGSPAPDGPGWRTGQGAALAMIATIPPRGHFSEATVTVDAEGVLTIGVGTAEFGNGTTTVHTQLVASAFRASADRVRIRQSDTDAARYDTGAFGSAGTVVAGKAVHSAATRLLAELQALAKRLTGHDETFEPDDEGLLAPDGTRVAFADLVRAAGGPVTATGSEDGAQRSLAFNVQGFRVAVHEPTGEVRILQSVQAADAGFVINPAQCRGQVEGGVAQAIGSALYEEVILDGEGTVTTAILRNYHIPQMADVPETEVLFADTADELGPFGAKSMSEAPYNPVAPALANAVRDAIGVRPTELPLSRDRIWRLLHPDAAPVATVDAEAPPG
- a CDS encoding molybdenum cofactor synthesis domain-containing protein, which codes for MDERRNPVTRRAVAVVASTRAASGVYEDRTGPALEAWFTTRGWESRVVVVADGDAVGEAIADAIGSGVDVVVTTGGTGVAPSDVTPEQTAPLLERPLPGLAEAVRAKGAAHVPTAVLSRGLAGVSGRSVVVNLPGSPGGVRDGIDVLDPVIGHLLDQLGGGDHAR
- a CDS encoding FAD binding domain-containing protein, producing the protein MDLNTIHRVRVVRERSELAGRGPRSAVIGGGSWVFSLPHDHLDELLDLQGFAWEPIVRTDAGLSIAATCTLSELAAMPDAGDTAHPLFFQCCTALLGSFKIWNVATVGGNIANALPAGPMISLAAALDATVLVWRADGSDVAVPVAELVTGNMTTSLAQDDVIRSIEIPLSSLRARTAFRKTALSPLGRSGAVVIGRLDTDGAFVLTITAATVRPELLRFAAVPSSAELAAAVDGVATWFTDPHGAADWRHAVVRVLAEEIRTELAGGGR
- the allB gene encoding allantoinase AllB, with the translated sequence MPDDAPFLDLVIRASDVLTENGRRPASIAIAEGLIVAVGERDAPWRTTEEIVLPEGQVLVPGIVDTHVHVNEPGRTEWEGFASATRAAAAGGVTTIIDMPLNSIPPTTTVAGLEAKRAAAGPQAQVDVGFWGGAIPSNLGTLRELHDAGVFGFKCFLSPSGVDEFPHLSREQLVEAMREIAAFDGLLIVHAEDPAELEASALEPGASYGAFVDSRPPASERSAILHVIEAVRETGCRAHILHLSSADALPLLREAKAEGLPISAETCPHYLTFDAGSIPDGGTQFKCCPPIRDERNRELLWKGLLDGTIDIIASDHSPATAELKLPAGGDFGVAWGGISGLELSFRAVWTGARERGIPLEQVVAWMSTATAAFAGLGQKGLLHAGSDADLVAFDPEAQWRVDVDALSHRNPVSAYEGRVLRGAVAATWVGGRRVTAATVPPAGRLLTRP
- a CDS encoding XdhC/CoxI family protein — protein: MLDIADPLLERVEAGGSVAVVTVTHVLGSAPRALGSSMAVDAEGRAIGSISGGCVEAQAYALAQEVLGTSGSASEHFGFDDEAAFAAGLSCGGQLRVFGQVVDSGSTAVLAELRAARAGRSAALAIVVGGPEELIGLVLTGATRLQDVVGPHLDEDTARRILAEREARLASGRSATVETTCRSAELEIAYIVHAERPRLLIYGAVDFSAALCSAGSLLGYRVTVCDARPVFATAERFPGADEVVVEWPSDHLARAEVDSRTVIAVLTHDEKFDIPLLETALALPVVYVGAMGSRRTHERRLRLLREAGVTEEALARLHSPIGLDIGASTPEETAVSILAEVLAARTGTSGEPLAGRSGPIHAAR